A genomic window from Pocillopora verrucosa isolate sample1 chromosome 7, ASM3666991v2, whole genome shotgun sequence includes:
- the LOC131770711 gene encoding ATP-binding cassette sub-family C member 4 isoform X2, whose protein sequence is MDSTFKTGSKRALQESDFVPLSTENTTRAATEKLQSNWNKEKTKCRENGKKPRLWKSVLKMLSVKDIIIFSLSGAMYSVSKISLILLITYLISALLSSQAQNNLAYLSALAMFITSLFQAMGHHHVCYRGELTGIRVSCALKGLIYHKMLLLSKHGLLKATTGYVIELLSNDVQRMEGETVKFVFLTVSSTVEFLALPFLLQHLIGWQALMGFISLSLLIVYFAGLSYMNGLLRVKTAEMSGLRLSLMNQVISGIRAIKMYTCENEYRARIKYSRRNEIKILNKKNAVLTALVALEGSSGPIALLVSVLTFLLTGNTLTPVNVTMLLAFIGAQRLNPCCFLAYGWLQIYEAYVSLLRIEDFLLLKDLPAVSCDHTSDKSKSDLKELKSGLTDHEERVEVNHFDDATDERGMAIDLCVSNLTCMQVGREEEYILENIDLGTESKSLTVITGPVGSGKSTLLSAIAGEVPKKKGTLTRPEKLAYVPQIAWVFSGTIRENILFGLPYDEQMYKRVLRACALDKDMQEMPDGDLTVVGERGEVLSGGQQARVSLARAVYADADLYLLDDPFSALDFKVGQHIFENCIQDFLGDKTRVLISHQEQHMKEATEVVVLYKGRVLGRGTFTDLQGEGFLSTTVNPLHQKAPKDSTFDKKYNEQEEKFIDISDEKDPPSTGEKGLTISDEDRTIGRVSPKLYWDYFRSGTHSMGILSMMFLFPIAQAIIVAPNVWLSLMTKKLPEDQRNKINIIIYTCLVSGCVVLAFVRAYAFLWISLKCSESLHDLMVEALLRSPVLFFDSNPVGRILNRFSKDIGCMDELLPKEFLLSIQFSLLAICTILIPTVANPWLLFVIIPLMTFVAFVSKYYSKTSRELKRLESISRSPVFSHISETLNGLDTIRTRNRQRDFVHELYRYQDTHNQISIMVMASARWLGVRLDVVASLIVGSVAAATAFVAQDAAIASLALVYVVQITDTTQTSVRRSVNVDNLMTSVERVMTYTKLDSEPGYKVEKRPPEHWPREGKITFKDVSLTYYPGGPQVLKKINLEIKGGTKIGIAGRTGAGKTSVLAALLRMPDADGQIMVDDIPIMDINIQEARRCISVLGQSPVLFSGTLRKNLDLLEQFQDKDLWQALRDTQLKDVVESLEGQLDYKLSEHGADISVGERQLICLARVLLHRSKIIILDEPTAHVDPETEHKMWRVVREKLKDCTVITIAHRLSSIKDCDMILVLENGEIREFGKFDLLVRREGGILSEMARVSGI, encoded by the exons ATGGACAGCACCTTTAAAACTGGCAGTAAACGGGCCTTACAGGAGAGTGACTTTGTACCTCTTTCCACTGAAAACACAACTCGTGCTGCGACCGAAAAACTTCAATCAAACTGGAACAAAGAGAAAACCAAGTGCagagaaaacggaaaaaaaccAAGACTTTGGAAAAGCGTTCTGAAGATGCTCTCCGTCAAGGATATTATTATCTTTTCATTGTCGGGTGCTATGTACTCAGTGTCTAAGATTTCTCTTATTCTGCTGATAACATATCTTATTTCCGCACTCCTTTCATCTCAAGCACAGAACAATCTTGCTTATCTCTCGGCTCTGGCCATGTTCATTACCAGTTTGTTTCAAGCTATGGGACATCATCACGTTTGTTATAGAGGCGAGTTGACGGGAATCAGAGTGAGTTGCGCCCTAAAAGGTCTAATTTACCATAAG ATGCTACTTCTGAGTAAACACGGTTTATTGAAGGCCACGACAGGTTACGTAATTGAGCTTTTATCCAATGACGTTCAGCGAATGGAAGGCGAAActgtcaaatttgtttttctgacGGTTTCTTCAACTGTAGAGTTTTTGGCGTTGCCATTCTTACTCCAGCACCTTATTGGCTGGCAGGCACTTATGGGCTTCATTTCCCTTAGTCTTCTTATTGTATACTTTGCTGGGTTATCCTACATGAACGGTTTATTACGAGTGAAGACAGCAGAAATGTCGGGTCTACGCCTCTCTTTGATGAACCAAGTGATTTCTGGAATTCGCGCCATAAAAATGTATACATGCGAGAATGAATACAGAGCAAGGATAAAATATTCACGCAG GAATGAAATTAAAATCCTCAATAAGAAAAATGCGGTTTTGACAGCTCTTGTCGCTTTGGAAGGCTCTTCAGGACCTATAGCACTCTTGGTGTCTGTCCTGACTTTTTTATTAACAGGAAATACCCTAACACCTGTGAATGTCACCATGCTACTCGCTTTCATTGGTGCTCAAAGACTAAATCCTTGCTGTTTCTTGGCCTATGGTTGGCTGCAAATATACGAAGCTTATGTATCGCTTCTTAGAATAGAAGATTTCCTCCTCTTAAAAGATTTGCCTGCAGTCTCATGTGATCACACGTCTGACAAAAGTAAATCTGAtttgaaagagttaaaaagcggATTGACGGATCACGAGGAAAGAGTCGAAGTCAATCACTTTGACGATGCAACGGATGAGCGGGGCATGGCAATAGATTTGTGTGTGTCGAATTTGACATGCATGCAAGTCGGTCGAGAAGAGGAATACATCTTAGAAAATATCGACCTTGGAACAGAATCAAAAAGCTTGACGGTTATTACTGGACCAGTGGGAAGTGGGAAATCTACTCTTCTCTCAGCCATCGCCGGAGaggtaccaaaaaaaaagggaacactGACTCGCCCAGAAAAACTTGCTTACGTTCCACAGATTGCATGGGTCTTCTCCGGTACAATTCGGGAAAACATCTTGTTTGGTCTGCCATACGATGAGCAGATGTATAAGAGAGTGCTCCGAGCGTGTGCACTTGATAAGGACATGCAGGAAATGCCCGATGGAGACTTAACTGTTGTTGGAGAACGCGGTGAAGTTCTTAGCGGCGGTCAGCAGGCAAGAGTAAGTTTAGCTCGCGCAGTGTACGCTGATGCAGATCTTTATTTGTTGGACGACCCTTTCAGTGCTTTGGACTTTAAAGTTGGTCAACACATCTTTGAAAACTGTATTCAAGACTTCCTGGGCGACAAAACCAGGGTATTAATCTCTCATCAAGAGCAGCACATGAAAGAGGCGACTGAAGTGGTAGTCTTATACAAAGGCCGTGTTTTAGGAAGGGGAACTTTTACGGATCTTCAAGGGGAAGGTTTTCTTAGTACGACTGTTAATCCACTGCATCAGAAAGCTCCAAAAGATTCGACATTCGACAAGAAATATAATGAACAAGAAGAGAAGTTCATCGATATTAGCGACGAAAAAGATCCACCATCCACTGGAGAGAAGGGCCTGACAATATCGGATGAGGATCGTACTATCGGAAGGGTGTCACCGAAGCTTTACTGGGACTACTTCAGAAGTGGAACTCACTCTATGGGAATCCTTTCCATGATGTTTTTGTTCCCCATTGCGCAAG caATAATTGTCGCTCCCAATGTTTGGCTCTCGCTTATGACGAAGAAGCTTCCAGAAGATCAGAGAAACAAGATAAACATTATCATCTACACTTGTCTTGTCAGTGGGTGCGTTGTGCTTGCCTTCGTTCGAGCATATGCTTTCCTATGGATTTCTCTGAAATGTTCTGAAAGTCTCCATGACTTGATGGTAGAAGCTCTTCTGCGATCACCAGTGTTGTTTTTTGATTCAAATCCAGTAGGAAGAATACTCAATCGGTTCTCGAAAGACATTGGCTGCATGGACGAGCTTTTGCCCAAAGAGTTTCTGTTGTCAATTCAGTTTTCATTATTGGCTATTTGTACGATACTTATACCAACTGTTGCAAATCCTTGGCTCCTGTTCGTCATTATTCCGTTGATGACTTTTGTGGCGTTCGTCTCCAAGTATTACTCGAAAACGTCCCGAGAGTTAAAAAGGTTGGAATCAATCAGCCGCAGCCCTGTTTTCTCCCACATATCGGAGACTTTGAATGGATTGGATACAATTCGGACAAGAAATAGGCAGAGAGACTTCGTCCATGAGTTATACAG ATACCAAGATACCCATAATCAGATATCTATCATGGTGATGGCCAGTGCCAGATGGCTCGGAGTGCGCCTGGACGTTGTTGCTTCCCTGATAGTTGGTTCAGTTGCTGCAGCAACAGCGTTTGTGGCCCAAGATGCCG CAATTGCCTCTCTTGCACTTGTTTACGTCGTCCAAATCACAGACACAACTCAAACGTCAGTGAGAAGAAGCGTGAATGTTGATAATCTCATGACGTCAGTGGAACGAGTTATGACGTACACTAAGCTTGACTCTGAGCCTGGATACAAAGTAGAAAAACGTCCCCCAGAACACTGGCCACGCGAAGggaaaatcacctttaaagatgTATCACTGACATATTACCCGGGAGGACCTCAAGTACTAAAGAAAATTAACCTTGAAATCAAAGGCGGAACGAAGATCGGTATTGCAGGCCGTACAGGTGCAGGAAAGACTTCTGTTTTGGCAGCTCTACTGCGCATGCCAGATGCTGATGGACAGATAATGGTTGACGATATTCCCATAATGGATATTAACATTCAAGAAGCTCGACGATGCATATCGGTTCTTGGACAAAGTCCAGTCCTATTCAGTGGAACGCTGAGAAAAAATCTCGATCTTTTGGAGCAGTTTCAAGACAAGGATTTATGGCAAGCGTTGAGAGACACTCAACTGAAAGACGTAGTTGAGAGCCTGGAGGGACAGTTGGATTACAAGCTTTCCGAACATGGCGCAGATATCAGCGTAGGAGAAAGGCAGTTGATTTGTTTGGCTCGTGTCTTGTTACACCGAAGCAAGATCATCATCTTGGATGAACCCACTGCACACGTAGATCCAGAAACAGAGCACAAAATGTGGAGGGTGGTACGCGAGAAACTGAAGGACTGTACCGTAATTACCATAGCTCACCGCCTGAGCTCAATTAAAGATTGTGATATGATTTTGGTTTTAGAAAATGGAGAAATACGCGAATTTGGCAAGTTTGATTTATTAGTGAGAAGAGAGGGAGGTATATTGAGTGAAATGGCTCGTGTTTCAGGTATCTAA
- the LOC131770711 gene encoding ATP-binding cassette sub-family C member 4 isoform X1, translated as MARNEYQKISSADQSPKQGFFSYLLFSWMDSTFKTGSKRALQESDFVPLSTENTTRAATEKLQSNWNKEKTKCRENGKKPRLWKSVLKMLSVKDIIIFSLSGAMYSVSKISLILLITYLISALLSSQAQNNLAYLSALAMFITSLFQAMGHHHVCYRGELTGIRVSCALKGLIYHKMLLLSKHGLLKATTGYVIELLSNDVQRMEGETVKFVFLTVSSTVEFLALPFLLQHLIGWQALMGFISLSLLIVYFAGLSYMNGLLRVKTAEMSGLRLSLMNQVISGIRAIKMYTCENEYRARIKYSRRNEIKILNKKNAVLTALVALEGSSGPIALLVSVLTFLLTGNTLTPVNVTMLLAFIGAQRLNPCCFLAYGWLQIYEAYVSLLRIEDFLLLKDLPAVSCDHTSDKSKSDLKELKSGLTDHEERVEVNHFDDATDERGMAIDLCVSNLTCMQVGREEEYILENIDLGTESKSLTVITGPVGSGKSTLLSAIAGEVPKKKGTLTRPEKLAYVPQIAWVFSGTIRENILFGLPYDEQMYKRVLRACALDKDMQEMPDGDLTVVGERGEVLSGGQQARVSLARAVYADADLYLLDDPFSALDFKVGQHIFENCIQDFLGDKTRVLISHQEQHMKEATEVVVLYKGRVLGRGTFTDLQGEGFLSTTVNPLHQKAPKDSTFDKKYNEQEEKFIDISDEKDPPSTGEKGLTISDEDRTIGRVSPKLYWDYFRSGTHSMGILSMMFLFPIAQAIIVAPNVWLSLMTKKLPEDQRNKINIIIYTCLVSGCVVLAFVRAYAFLWISLKCSESLHDLMVEALLRSPVLFFDSNPVGRILNRFSKDIGCMDELLPKEFLLSIQFSLLAICTILIPTVANPWLLFVIIPLMTFVAFVSKYYSKTSRELKRLESISRSPVFSHISETLNGLDTIRTRNRQRDFVHELYRYQDTHNQISIMVMASARWLGVRLDVVASLIVGSVAAATAFVAQDAAIASLALVYVVQITDTTQTSVRRSVNVDNLMTSVERVMTYTKLDSEPGYKVEKRPPEHWPREGKITFKDVSLTYYPGGPQVLKKINLEIKGGTKIGIAGRTGAGKTSVLAALLRMPDADGQIMVDDIPIMDINIQEARRCISVLGQSPVLFSGTLRKNLDLLEQFQDKDLWQALRDTQLKDVVESLEGQLDYKLSEHGADISVGERQLICLARVLLHRSKIIILDEPTAHVDPETEHKMWRVVREKLKDCTVITIAHRLSSIKDCDMILVLENGEIREFGKFDLLVRREGGILSEMARVSGI; from the exons ATGGCAAGGAATGAATACCAAAAAATTTCAAGCGCTGACCAAAGTCCGAAACAAGGCTTCTTCTCTTATCTTCTTTTTAGCTGGATGGACAGCACCTTTAAAACTGGCAGTAAACGGGCCTTACAGGAGAGTGACTTTGTACCTCTTTCCACTGAAAACACAACTCGTGCTGCGACCGAAAAACTTCAATCAAACTGGAACAAAGAGAAAACCAAGTGCagagaaaacggaaaaaaaccAAGACTTTGGAAAAGCGTTCTGAAGATGCTCTCCGTCAAGGATATTATTATCTTTTCATTGTCGGGTGCTATGTACTCAGTGTCTAAGATTTCTCTTATTCTGCTGATAACATATCTTATTTCCGCACTCCTTTCATCTCAAGCACAGAACAATCTTGCTTATCTCTCGGCTCTGGCCATGTTCATTACCAGTTTGTTTCAAGCTATGGGACATCATCACGTTTGTTATAGAGGCGAGTTGACGGGAATCAGAGTGAGTTGCGCCCTAAAAGGTCTAATTTACCATAAG ATGCTACTTCTGAGTAAACACGGTTTATTGAAGGCCACGACAGGTTACGTAATTGAGCTTTTATCCAATGACGTTCAGCGAATGGAAGGCGAAActgtcaaatttgtttttctgacGGTTTCTTCAACTGTAGAGTTTTTGGCGTTGCCATTCTTACTCCAGCACCTTATTGGCTGGCAGGCACTTATGGGCTTCATTTCCCTTAGTCTTCTTATTGTATACTTTGCTGGGTTATCCTACATGAACGGTTTATTACGAGTGAAGACAGCAGAAATGTCGGGTCTACGCCTCTCTTTGATGAACCAAGTGATTTCTGGAATTCGCGCCATAAAAATGTATACATGCGAGAATGAATACAGAGCAAGGATAAAATATTCACGCAG GAATGAAATTAAAATCCTCAATAAGAAAAATGCGGTTTTGACAGCTCTTGTCGCTTTGGAAGGCTCTTCAGGACCTATAGCACTCTTGGTGTCTGTCCTGACTTTTTTATTAACAGGAAATACCCTAACACCTGTGAATGTCACCATGCTACTCGCTTTCATTGGTGCTCAAAGACTAAATCCTTGCTGTTTCTTGGCCTATGGTTGGCTGCAAATATACGAAGCTTATGTATCGCTTCTTAGAATAGAAGATTTCCTCCTCTTAAAAGATTTGCCTGCAGTCTCATGTGATCACACGTCTGACAAAAGTAAATCTGAtttgaaagagttaaaaagcggATTGACGGATCACGAGGAAAGAGTCGAAGTCAATCACTTTGACGATGCAACGGATGAGCGGGGCATGGCAATAGATTTGTGTGTGTCGAATTTGACATGCATGCAAGTCGGTCGAGAAGAGGAATACATCTTAGAAAATATCGACCTTGGAACAGAATCAAAAAGCTTGACGGTTATTACTGGACCAGTGGGAAGTGGGAAATCTACTCTTCTCTCAGCCATCGCCGGAGaggtaccaaaaaaaaagggaacactGACTCGCCCAGAAAAACTTGCTTACGTTCCACAGATTGCATGGGTCTTCTCCGGTACAATTCGGGAAAACATCTTGTTTGGTCTGCCATACGATGAGCAGATGTATAAGAGAGTGCTCCGAGCGTGTGCACTTGATAAGGACATGCAGGAAATGCCCGATGGAGACTTAACTGTTGTTGGAGAACGCGGTGAAGTTCTTAGCGGCGGTCAGCAGGCAAGAGTAAGTTTAGCTCGCGCAGTGTACGCTGATGCAGATCTTTATTTGTTGGACGACCCTTTCAGTGCTTTGGACTTTAAAGTTGGTCAACACATCTTTGAAAACTGTATTCAAGACTTCCTGGGCGACAAAACCAGGGTATTAATCTCTCATCAAGAGCAGCACATGAAAGAGGCGACTGAAGTGGTAGTCTTATACAAAGGCCGTGTTTTAGGAAGGGGAACTTTTACGGATCTTCAAGGGGAAGGTTTTCTTAGTACGACTGTTAATCCACTGCATCAGAAAGCTCCAAAAGATTCGACATTCGACAAGAAATATAATGAACAAGAAGAGAAGTTCATCGATATTAGCGACGAAAAAGATCCACCATCCACTGGAGAGAAGGGCCTGACAATATCGGATGAGGATCGTACTATCGGAAGGGTGTCACCGAAGCTTTACTGGGACTACTTCAGAAGTGGAACTCACTCTATGGGAATCCTTTCCATGATGTTTTTGTTCCCCATTGCGCAAG caATAATTGTCGCTCCCAATGTTTGGCTCTCGCTTATGACGAAGAAGCTTCCAGAAGATCAGAGAAACAAGATAAACATTATCATCTACACTTGTCTTGTCAGTGGGTGCGTTGTGCTTGCCTTCGTTCGAGCATATGCTTTCCTATGGATTTCTCTGAAATGTTCTGAAAGTCTCCATGACTTGATGGTAGAAGCTCTTCTGCGATCACCAGTGTTGTTTTTTGATTCAAATCCAGTAGGAAGAATACTCAATCGGTTCTCGAAAGACATTGGCTGCATGGACGAGCTTTTGCCCAAAGAGTTTCTGTTGTCAATTCAGTTTTCATTATTGGCTATTTGTACGATACTTATACCAACTGTTGCAAATCCTTGGCTCCTGTTCGTCATTATTCCGTTGATGACTTTTGTGGCGTTCGTCTCCAAGTATTACTCGAAAACGTCCCGAGAGTTAAAAAGGTTGGAATCAATCAGCCGCAGCCCTGTTTTCTCCCACATATCGGAGACTTTGAATGGATTGGATACAATTCGGACAAGAAATAGGCAGAGAGACTTCGTCCATGAGTTATACAG ATACCAAGATACCCATAATCAGATATCTATCATGGTGATGGCCAGTGCCAGATGGCTCGGAGTGCGCCTGGACGTTGTTGCTTCCCTGATAGTTGGTTCAGTTGCTGCAGCAACAGCGTTTGTGGCCCAAGATGCCG CAATTGCCTCTCTTGCACTTGTTTACGTCGTCCAAATCACAGACACAACTCAAACGTCAGTGAGAAGAAGCGTGAATGTTGATAATCTCATGACGTCAGTGGAACGAGTTATGACGTACACTAAGCTTGACTCTGAGCCTGGATACAAAGTAGAAAAACGTCCCCCAGAACACTGGCCACGCGAAGggaaaatcacctttaaagatgTATCACTGACATATTACCCGGGAGGACCTCAAGTACTAAAGAAAATTAACCTTGAAATCAAAGGCGGAACGAAGATCGGTATTGCAGGCCGTACAGGTGCAGGAAAGACTTCTGTTTTGGCAGCTCTACTGCGCATGCCAGATGCTGATGGACAGATAATGGTTGACGATATTCCCATAATGGATATTAACATTCAAGAAGCTCGACGATGCATATCGGTTCTTGGACAAAGTCCAGTCCTATTCAGTGGAACGCTGAGAAAAAATCTCGATCTTTTGGAGCAGTTTCAAGACAAGGATTTATGGCAAGCGTTGAGAGACACTCAACTGAAAGACGTAGTTGAGAGCCTGGAGGGACAGTTGGATTACAAGCTTTCCGAACATGGCGCAGATATCAGCGTAGGAGAAAGGCAGTTGATTTGTTTGGCTCGTGTCTTGTTACACCGAAGCAAGATCATCATCTTGGATGAACCCACTGCACACGTAGATCCAGAAACAGAGCACAAAATGTGGAGGGTGGTACGCGAGAAACTGAAGGACTGTACCGTAATTACCATAGCTCACCGCCTGAGCTCAATTAAAGATTGTGATATGATTTTGGTTTTAGAAAATGGAGAAATACGCGAATTTGGCAAGTTTGATTTATTAGTGAGAAGAGAGGGAGGTATATTGAGTGAAATGGCTCGTGTTTCAGGTATCTAA